The following are encoded together in the Patagioenas fasciata isolate bPatFas1 chromosome 7, bPatFas1.hap1, whole genome shotgun sequence genome:
- the CYTIP gene encoding cytohesin-interacting protein, with protein sequence MALRRLVQQDHNANLAGCGAGDEPALPADGRRMQHLAAAVGTLPRGRRQLALARSSSLGDSSRPQRHLVAILKEDKEAFGFEIQTIRFPHQNDYSLELCTCVCRIQEESPAHLSGLQIGDILASINGVNTGGFSHRQIVDLIKSSGNYLRLETVNGAMFLRKMELETKLQLLKQALQQKWVELRSLLVQEQRLLHGEVTDTALLGTPELEEPWPGGCGTAGPLCPRKPRFSSESSSRSRLSSMTLGSEDSFSQSGAFEDSAAESLSRQSSVDDDCFLPRDGDSAGGRSPLRRNRSISLASSGSMSPLWEGSSCTSSFGTLPRKSRRSSVRKHLLRFIPGLHRAVEEEESRV encoded by the exons ATGGCTCTGCGGAGGCTCGTCCAGCAGGACCACAACGCCAACCTGGCGGGCTGCGGCGCCGGGGACGAGCCGGCCCTGCCCGCGGACGGCCGCAGGATGCAGCACCTGGCCGCCGCCGTGGGGACGCTGCCCCGCGGGCGCAGGCAG CTCGCGTTAGCCAGATCCAGCTCCTTGGGTGACTCCTCCAGGCCACAAAG ACACCTCGTGGCCATACTGAAAGAGGATAAAGAGGCGTTTGGTTTTGAAATCCAG ACAATCAGGTTTCCACACCAGAACGATTACTCCCTGGAGCTGTGCACTTGTGTCTGCAGAATTCAAGAAGAAAGTCCTGCCCATCTTTCTGGCCTTCAAATTG GCGACATCCTCGCCAGCATCAATGGCGTGAACACTGGTGGTTTTAGTCACCGGCAAATAGTCGACTTGATAAAGTCTTCAGGGAACTATTTAAG GTTAGAGACTGTCAACGGGGCCATGTTCCTGCGGAAAATGGAACTGGAGACCAAGCTGCAGCTACTGAAG CAAGCCCTGCAGCAGAAGTGGGTGGAGCTGCGCTCGCTGCTGGTGCAGGAGCAGCGCTTGCTGCACG gggaggtgaCTGACACGGCTCTGCTGGGCACACCAGAGCTGGAGGAGCCGTGGCCGGGTGGCTGTGGCACGGCAGGACCCCTCTGTCCGAGGAAGCCTCGTTTCTCCAGCGAGAGCAGCTCCCGCAGCCGGCTGAGCTCCATGACGCTGGGCAGCGAGGACAGCTTCTCCCAGAGCGGAGCCTTCGAGGACTCGGCCGCGGAGAGCCTGAGCCGCCAGTCCAGCGTGGACGACGACTGCTTCCTGCCCAGGGACGGGGACAGCGCGGGCGGCCGGTCCCCCCTGCGCAGGAACCGCAGCATCAGCCTGGCCAGCAGCGGCTCCATGTCCCCGCTCTGGGAGGGAAGCAGCTGCACCAGCAGTTTCGGGACCCTCCCGCGGAAAAGCAGGAGATCCAGCGTCCGAAAGCATCTTTTGAGATTCATTCCAGGCCTTCACCGGGCGGTGGAAGAGGAAGAGAGTCGGGTGTGA
- the ERMN gene encoding ermin, translating to MTEEVPAASPVPECNGSVSPETGPLQVTSATDEIAKSVRTVPYANVETNPDAPPAKENWEENRNSLAEDIIPGDFDGEKQCEEKQEAAAGPLQQGPAGVQDSGTGGQESQEGLGSVGTPADSEEPELGTVASPGRDTAGTLGASADGRGNAAEEEEEDEEEVEEEDTEEDEVQVIEIKKENGEASCLKQHHGSKEPSPPSSPGCAAPAETPGEQPGPGKKNDISRHSYSRYNTISYRRIRKGNTKQRIDEFESMMHL from the exons ATGACAGAAGAAGTGCCAGCAGCATCCCCGGTGCCCGAGTGCAACGGCAGCGTGTCACCGGAGACGGGCCCGCTCCAGGTCACCAGTGCCACCGATGAAATAGCAAAATCTGTCCGGACGGTTCCTTACGCCAATGTGGAAACAAATCCTGACGCTCCACCTGCGAAAGAAAATTGGGAGGAAAATAGGAATTCATTGGCAGAGGACATAATTCCCGGGGATTTTGATGGAGAGAAGCAATGCGAAG AGAAGCAAGAGGCAGCCGCTGGGCCGCTGCAGCAGGGACCAGCTGGTGTCCAGGACTCGGGGACCGGTGGCCAGGAGTCGCAGGAAG ggctgggcagcgtGGGGACACCTGCAGACAGCGAGGAGCCGGAGCTGGGGACAGTGGCCAGCCCCGGCagggacaccgcggggaccctcGGAGCCAGCGCCGACGGGAGAGGGAACGcagccgaggaggaggaggaggacgaggaggaggtggaggaggaggacacGGAAGAGGATGAAGTTCAGGTGATTGAAATCAAGAAGGAGAACGGCGAAGCGTCCTGTCTAAAGCAGCACCACGGCAGCAAGGAGCCATCgccccccagcagccccggctGCGCCGCCCCGGCCGAGACACCCGGGGAGCAGCCCGGCCCGGGGAAGAAAAACGACATCTCCAGACACAGCTATTCCAGATACAACACAATCTCCTACCGCAGGATTAGAAAAGGAAACACCAAACAGCGCATCGATGAGTTTGAATCCATGATGCACTTATAA